In the genome of Streptomyces collinus, one region contains:
- a CDS encoding MATE family efflux transporter, translating to MTQAPARRRTGRRQHDREIVALAVPAFGALVAEPLFLIADTAIVGHLGTAQLAGLGVASALLMTAVSVFVFLAYATTAAVARRVGAGDLQAAIRQGMDGIWLALLLGAAVVAVALPTAPHLVDLFGASDAAAPYAITYLRISVLGIPAMLVVLAATGVLRGLQDTRTPLYVAIAGFVANAALNAGLVYGADLGIAGSAWGTVIAQCGMAAVYLVVVLRGARKHGASLRPDAAGIRASAQAGVPLLVRTLSLRAILLIATAVAARLGDADIAAHQIILSLWSLLAFALDAIAIAGQAIIGRYLGAGDAQGARDACRRMVEWGIAVGVVLGILVVITRPAFLPLFTSDPAVQDVALPALIIVALSQPISGIVFVLDGVLMGAGDGPYLAWAMLITLAVFTPVALLVPVLGGGLTALWATMTLMMTVRMLTLWLRTRSGRWIVTGATR from the coding sequence ATGACACAGGCCCCCGCGCGCCGTCGAACCGGCCGGAGACAGCACGACCGAGAGATCGTCGCGCTGGCCGTGCCCGCCTTCGGCGCCCTCGTCGCCGAGCCCCTCTTCCTCATCGCCGACACCGCCATCGTGGGCCACCTGGGCACCGCCCAACTCGCCGGTCTCGGCGTCGCCTCGGCTCTGCTGATGACTGCCGTGAGCGTCTTCGTCTTCCTCGCCTACGCCACGACGGCCGCGGTTGCCCGTCGCGTCGGAGCGGGAGACCTCCAGGCCGCCATCCGCCAAGGCATGGACGGTATCTGGCTGGCACTGCTCCTCGGCGCTGCCGTCGTCGCCGTCGCTCTGCCGACAGCACCCCATCTCGTGGACCTCTTCGGTGCCTCGGACGCGGCAGCCCCCTACGCGATCACCTATCTGCGCATCTCCGTGCTCGGCATACCGGCCATGCTCGTGGTCCTCGCCGCGACGGGTGTCCTGCGCGGTCTGCAGGACACCAGGACTCCGCTCTACGTCGCCATCGCCGGCTTCGTCGCCAACGCCGCCCTCAACGCCGGGCTCGTCTACGGCGCCGATCTGGGGATAGCCGGTTCCGCGTGGGGCACCGTCATCGCCCAGTGCGGCATGGCTGCGGTCTATCTCGTGGTGGTTCTGCGAGGAGCACGCAAGCATGGCGCTTCGCTACGCCCGGATGCCGCCGGGATCAGGGCCTCCGCCCAAGCCGGTGTGCCCCTGCTGGTGCGCACCCTCTCCCTGCGGGCGATCCTGCTGATCGCCACGGCGGTCGCCGCCCGTCTAGGTGATGCCGACATCGCCGCCCACCAGATCATCCTCTCCCTGTGGAGCCTGCTGGCCTTCGCCCTCGACGCCATCGCCATCGCGGGGCAGGCCATCATCGGTCGCTACCTCGGAGCCGGTGACGCCCAAGGCGCCCGGGACGCCTGCCGCCGCATGGTCGAGTGGGGTATCGCCGTCGGGGTCGTTCTCGGCATTCTGGTGGTCATCACCCGACCGGCGTTCTTGCCCCTGTTCACCAGCGACCCGGCAGTCCAGGATGTGGCGCTGCCCGCCCTGATCATCGTCGCTCTCTCCCAGCCCATCTCCGGCATCGTCTTCGTCCTGGACGGGGTCCTGATGGGTGCCGGAGACGGCCCTTACCTGGCCTGGGCGATGCTGATCACTCTGGCGGTCTTCACGCCGGTCGCTCTGCTGGTACCGGTACTGGGCGGCGGTCTCACCGCTCTCTGGGCCACGATGACGCTGATGATGACTGTGCGAATGCTGACCCTGTGGCTTCGCACTCGCTCGGGCCGCTGGATCGTGACGGGCGCGACCCGCTGA
- the rplI gene encoding 50S ribosomal protein L9, producing MKIILTHEVSGLGAAGDVVDVKDGYARNYLIPRKFAIRWTKGGEKDVEQIRRARKIHEIQTIEQANAVKAQLEGVKVRLAVRSGDAGRLFGSVTPADIASAIKASGGPEVDKRRIELGSPIKTLGAHETSVRLHPEVAAKVNIEVVAA from the coding sequence ATGAAGATCATCCTCACCCACGAGGTCTCCGGCCTCGGTGCCGCGGGCGACGTCGTCGACGTCAAGGACGGTTACGCTCGCAACTACCTGATCCCGCGGAAGTTCGCTATCCGCTGGACCAAGGGTGGCGAGAAGGACGTCGAGCAGATCCGTCGTGCTCGCAAGATCCACGAGATCCAGACCATCGAGCAGGCCAACGCTGTGAAGGCCCAGCTCGAGGGCGTCAAGGTCCGTCTGGCCGTTCGCTCCGGCGACGCCGGTCGTCTCTTCGGTTCCGTCACCCCGGCCGACATCGCTTCCGCGATCAAGGCTTCCGGTGGCCCCGAGGTCGACAAGCGCCGCATCGAGCTCGGCTCGCCGATCAAGACGCTGGGCGCTCACGAGACGTCCGTGCGTCTGCACCCCGAGGTCGCCGCGAAGGTGAACATCGAGGTCGTCGCGGCCTGA
- the rpsR gene encoding 30S ribosomal protein S18: MAKPPVRKPKKKVCAFCKDKVTYVDYKDTNMLRKFISDRGKIRARRVTGNCTQHQRDVATAVKNSREMALLPYTSTAR; this comes from the coding sequence ATGGCTAAGCCGCCTGTGCGCAAGCCGAAGAAGAAGGTCTGCGCATTCTGCAAGGACAAGGTCACGTACGTGGACTACAAGGACACGAACATGCTGCGGAAGTTCATTTCCGACCGCGGCAAGATCCGTGCCCGCCGCGTGACCGGCAACTGCACGCAGCACCAGCGTGACGTCGCCACGGCCGTGAAGAACAGCCGTGAGATGGCGCTGCTGCCCTACACCTCCACCGCGCGATAA
- the femX gene encoding peptidoglycan bridge formation glycyltransferase FemX produces MSLTLRTISREQHLAYIQSLPSASHMQVPAWADVKAEWRSENLGWFDDRTGEMVGAGLVLYRQLPKIKRYLAYLPEGPVINWFAPNLQEWLEPMLAHLKQQGAFSVKMGPPVIIRRWEAPSIKQGIQNPDVKRLRDIEADHIEPRAFEVADKLRRMGWQQGEDGGAGFGDVQPRYVYQVPLANRSLEEVHKNFNQLWRRNIKKAEKAGVEVVQGGYQDLEEWQRLYEITAIRDHFRPRPLSYFQRMWTALNTEDPNRMRLYFARHNGVNLSAATMLIVGGHVWYSYGASDNIGREVRPSNAMQWRMLRDAYALGATVYDLRGISDSLDETDHLFGLIQFKVGTGGQAAEYLGEWDFPLNKLLHKALDIYMSRR; encoded by the coding sequence ATGAGCCTGACCCTGAGGACCATCAGTCGCGAGCAGCATCTGGCCTACATCCAGAGCCTGCCGTCGGCGAGCCACATGCAGGTCCCGGCCTGGGCTGACGTCAAGGCGGAGTGGCGCTCCGAGAACCTCGGCTGGTTCGACGACCGCACCGGCGAGATGGTCGGTGCCGGCCTGGTCCTCTACCGGCAGCTTCCCAAGATCAAGCGCTACCTCGCCTACCTGCCCGAGGGCCCGGTCATCAACTGGTTCGCGCCGAATCTGCAGGAATGGCTCGAACCGATGCTGGCGCATCTGAAGCAGCAGGGCGCCTTCTCCGTGAAGATGGGCCCGCCGGTGATCATCCGGCGCTGGGAAGCCCCCTCCATCAAGCAGGGCATCCAGAACCCGGACGTCAAGCGCCTGCGTGACATCGAGGCCGACCACATCGAGCCGCGCGCCTTCGAGGTGGCCGACAAGCTGCGCCGCATGGGCTGGCAGCAGGGCGAGGACGGCGGCGCCGGCTTCGGGGACGTCCAGCCCCGCTACGTGTACCAGGTGCCGCTGGCGAACCGCTCTCTGGAAGAGGTCCACAAGAACTTCAACCAGCTGTGGCGCCGCAACATCAAGAAGGCCGAGAAGGCCGGCGTCGAGGTCGTCCAGGGCGGCTACCAGGACCTTGAGGAATGGCAGCGGCTGTACGAGATCACGGCCATCCGCGACCACTTCCGGCCGCGCCCGCTGTCGTACTTCCAGCGCATGTGGACGGCCCTCAACACCGAGGACCCCAACCGCATGCGGCTGTACTTCGCCCGGCACAACGGCGTGAACCTGTCGGCCGCGACGATGCTGATCGTCGGCGGGCACGTCTGGTACTCCTACGGCGCCTCCGACAACATCGGCCGAGAGGTCCGGCCCTCGAACGCGATGCAGTGGCGGATGCTGCGCGACGCCTACGCGCTCGGCGCCACCGTCTACGACCTGCGCGGCATCTCCGACTCGCTGGACGAGACCGACCACCTCTTCGGCCTGATCCAGTTCAAGGTGGGTACCGGCGGCCAGGCGGCCGAATACCTCGGCGAGTGGGACTTCCCCCTGAACAAGCTGCTGCACAAGGCGCTCGACATCTACATGTCGCGCCGCTGA
- the rpsF gene encoding 30S ribosomal protein S6, with amino-acid sequence MRHYEVMVILDPEVEERAVSPLIENFLSVVRDGGGKVEKVDTWGRRRLAYEIKKKPEGIYSVIDLQAEPAVVKELDRQMNLNESVLRTKVLRPETH; translated from the coding sequence ATGCGTCACTACGAGGTGATGGTCATCCTCGACCCCGAGGTCGAGGAGCGCGCTGTCTCTCCGTTGATCGAGAACTTCCTCTCTGTCGTCCGTGACGGCGGCGGAAAGGTCGAGAAGGTCGACACCTGGGGCCGTCGTCGTCTCGCGTACGAGATCAAGAAGAAGCCCGAGGGCATCTACTCGGTCATCGACCTGCAGGCCGAGCCTGCGGTCGTCAAGGAGCTCGACCGCCAGATGAACCTGAACGAGTCGGTCCTCCGGACCAAGGTCCTCCGCCCCGAGACCCACTGA
- a CDS encoding single-stranded DNA-binding protein — MAGETVITVVGNLVDDPELRFTPSGAAVAKFRVASTPRTFDRQTNEWKDGESLFLTCSVWRQAAENVAESLQRGMRVIVQGRLKQRSYEDREGVKRTVYELDVEEVGASLRNATAKVTKTTGRGGQGGQGGYGGGSGGAQGGGGWGGGPGGGQQGGGAPADDPWATGAPAGGNQGGGGGWGGNSGGGGGGGYSDEPPF; from the coding sequence ATGGCAGGCGAGACCGTCATCACGGTCGTCGGCAATCTTGTCGATGACCCCGAGCTGCGCTTCACCCCCTCCGGTGCGGCGGTCGCGAAGTTCCGTGTCGCGTCCACCCCCCGCACCTTCGACCGTCAGACGAACGAGTGGAAGGACGGCGAGAGCCTGTTCCTGACCTGCTCGGTCTGGCGTCAGGCGGCGGAGAACGTCGCTGAGTCGCTCCAGCGAGGCATGCGCGTCATCGTGCAGGGCCGGCTGAAGCAGCGGTCCTACGAGGACCGTGAGGGTGTCAAGCGCACGGTCTACGAGCTGGACGTCGAGGAAGTCGGCGCCAGCCTGCGCAACGCCACGGCCAAGGTCACCAAGACCACCGGCCGCGGTGGCCAGGGCGGCCAGGGGGGTTACGGCGGCGGTAGCGGTGGCGCCCAGGGCGGCGGCGGCTGGGGCGGCGGCCCCGGCGGTGGCCAGCAGGGCGGCGGCGCTCCCGCTGACGACCCGTGGGCGACCGGCGCTCCCGCCGGTGGCAACCAGGGCGGTGGCGGCGGCTGGGGTGGAAACTCCGGCGGCGGCGGTGGCGGCGGCTACTCGGACGAGCCCCCCTTCTAG